In Tachypleus tridentatus isolate NWPU-2018 chromosome 7, ASM421037v1, whole genome shotgun sequence, a genomic segment contains:
- the LOC143257229 gene encoding cuticle protein 10.9-like produces MLKAVIFLIAVAGVFGGKVFAPYAYHPDAYDAAPEPFDFGFQTADEFGTQLSRQESGDASGAVSGSYGYADANGIWRKVTYTADAGGFRAQVDTNEPGTDSKNTADVTVNANPAPAPVVYKHPVVKHVIPAAHVYAPYTHPVVKAVKVH; encoded by the exons ATGTTGAAG GCTGTGATTTTTCTTATTGCTGTAGCCGGTGTGTTTGGTGGCAAAGTTTTTGCTCCATACGCTTACCATCCCGACGCATATGAC GCTGCTCCCGAGCCATTTGACTTTGGTTTCCAGACTGCTGACGAGTTTGGAACTCAACTGAGTCGCCAGGAGAGTGGTGACGCCAGCGGAGCTGTCTCTGGAAGCTACGGCTACGCTGATGCCAACGGCATCTGGCGAAAGGTGACATACACCGCTGATGCCGGCGGTTTTCGTGCCCAGGTCGACACCAACGAGCCCGGCACCGACAGCAAGAACACCGCCGACGTTACCGTCAATGCCAATCCCGCTCCCGCTCCTGTCGTTTACAAGCATCCCGTGGTAAAACACGTGATCCCAGCTGCCCACGTGTACGCTCCCTACACCCACCCGGTTGTTAAAGCTGTCAAAGTGCATTAA